The following coding sequences lie in one Apium graveolens cultivar Ventura chromosome 1, ASM990537v1, whole genome shotgun sequence genomic window:
- the LOC141718350 gene encoding uncharacterized protein LOC141718350, whose translation MNETEQLDDFYLKLNGWVAKIMALGESIGEKYVVKKILRAVPTRQGESKEGQQLLINEEEWSKYEASSGKLLLTREEWLQISNRGGNGFHGRDNQGGHDRIDRSKIKCFNCGAYGHFAAECRKPKRDKVHRGKVHLSQTADDEPALLMTISKETTNGVILLSEGSKSNTKEETDNMWYLDNGASNHMTGCREKIEKLDKTLRGHVKFGDGSRVQIEGKGTINMVDNGKRLACISGVSNGVLQQLQCCPFESL comes from the exons ATGAATGAGACGGAGCAATTGGATGACTTTTATTTGAAATTGAATGGCTGGGTTGCGAAGATCATGGCACTTGGAGAATCAATTGGAGAGAAGTACGTTGTGAAGAAAATCCTACGGGCAGTTCCAACAA GACAAGGTGAGAGCAAAGAAGGGCAACAACTACTCATAAATGAGGAAGAATGGTCAAAATATGAAGCCAGTAGTGGGAAGCTTCTGCTTACACGTGAAGAGTGGCTGCAAATATCTAATCGAGGTGGAAACGGTTTTCATGGACGGGATAATCAGGGAGGTCATGACAGAATTGATCGAAGTAAAATAAAGTGTTTCAACTGTGGAGCATATGGGCATTTCGCTGCCGAATGTAGAAAACCGAAGAGGGACAAAGTGCATCGCGGAAAAGTGCATTTGTCACAAACAGCTGATGATGAACCTGCTCTCCTAATGACAATAAGTAAAGAAACAACAAACGGTGTGATTTTGCTCAGTGAAGGATCAAAATCGAACACAAAGGAGGAAACAGATAATATGTGGTATCTCGATAACGGAGCAAGTAACCACATGACCGGGTGTCGTGAAAAAATTGAAAAGTTGGACAAGACACTACGAGGACATGTGAAGTTTGGTGATGGATCTCGAGTACAAATTGAGGGCAAAGGGACAATCAACATG GTGGATAATGGAAAAAGGTTAGCATGCATTAGTGGGGTGAGCAATGGAGTGCTGCAGCAGCTCCAGTGCTGCCCATTTGAGAGCCTTTAG